One window of the Candidatus Margulisiibacteriota bacterium genome contains the following:
- a CDS encoding ATP phosphoribosyltransferase regulatory subunit — protein MLQGVNEILPDELSKRHDVIEKMVGCFKSNKYNRVTTPTFEPYAELSKGWGPYLKEKSIKFISHDGAIMVLRPEMTTPIARLVSARNQELIFPQKFFYLENVFRKQHILRKQEFLQIGAELLGDDSINADIRIVNLLIDVLHSAGIEDFKIELGHIEHSETETLEIKEALMNKEYNKLDKLPALGDVSILTKGSYLKEFDDLFRQIAPENMDHLVYNLGLAPEVTYYTGIIFNVLLEGVGYVVGSGGRYDTLYKEYSFDIPAIGFALGFEKLITYFKGK, from the coding sequence GTGTTACAAGGTGTAAATGAAATATTGCCAGATGAATTGTCTAAAAGACATGATGTAATCGAAAAGATGGTTGGTTGTTTTAAATCAAATAAATATAACAGAGTAACGACTCCGACGTTTGAGCCTTATGCTGAGCTTTCTAAAGGCTGGGGCCCGTATCTTAAGGAAAAGTCCATAAAGTTTATTAGCCATGATGGAGCAATTATGGTTTTAAGACCAGAAATGACTACGCCAATTGCTAGACTAGTTTCAGCAAGAAACCAAGAGTTAATTTTCCCCCAAAAGTTTTTTTATCTAGAGAACGTTTTTCGTAAACAGCATATTTTAAGAAAACAAGAATTTTTACAAATTGGTGCTGAATTATTAGGAGACGATAGTATTAACGCAGACATTCGGATTGTTAATTTACTTATTGATGTCTTGCATTCTGCAGGTATCGAAGATTTTAAAATTGAACTAGGACATATTGAACATAGCGAGACAGAAACACTAGAAATTAAAGAAGCGTTAATGAATAAAGAATATAATAAGTTGGATAAACTTCCAGCTTTAGGCGATGTAAGTATTTTAACTAAGGGTTCCTATTTGAAAGAGTTTGATGATTTATTTAGGCAGATAGCTCCGGAAAACATGGATCATCTGGTTTATAATTTAGGACTAGCGCCAGAAGTAACTTATTATACTGGAATTATTTTTAATGTACTGTTAGAAGGTGTTGGATATGTTGTTGGTTCTGGTGGTCGTTATGATACTTTGTACAAAGAATACTCTTTTGATATTCCGGCTATTGGGTTTGCGCTTGGCTTTGAAAAACTAATTACATACTTTAAGGGGAAATAA
- a CDS encoding YidC/Oxa1 family membrane protein insertase, producing the protein MNPFVFLVDNMMIPILQFFFNLTNNYVIAIILLTFVIKLVLFPFTIKQVRAMDDMKKIQPKLKEVQTKYKDNPQQLQIQMMSLYKEHNVNPFGSCLPTLIQLPFFVAIFMSLNSPTFRELILAVDPSQASFLWINNLIGPDSTVILPILVAISTWLSQKTMTMSTDPNDPTQKMFKFMPFLMLFISINMPSGVLVYWSLSQLMTGAQQYWLTSKKKEIEEMVATEPVTIDVVATPVKPKKQTNQKSKSKKGVK; encoded by the coding sequence ATGAACCCATTTGTTTTTTTAGTTGATAATATGATGATCCCTATTTTGCAATTCTTTTTTAATTTAACCAACAACTATGTAATCGCAATAATTTTATTAACTTTTGTTATAAAATTGGTGTTGTTTCCTTTTACAATTAAGCAAGTTAGAGCAATGGATGATATGAAAAAGATTCAACCTAAGCTTAAAGAAGTGCAAACAAAATATAAAGATAATCCACAGCAATTACAGATTCAAATGATGTCCTTATATAAAGAACATAATGTGAACCCATTTGGAAGCTGTCTTCCAACTTTAATTCAGTTACCTTTTTTTGTTGCTATTTTTATGTCTTTAAATAGTCCAACATTTAGGGAATTAATATTGGCAGTTGATCCGAGTCAGGCATCTTTTTTGTGGATAAATAATTTAATAGGTCCTGATTCTACCGTTATTCTTCCAATCCTTGTAGCTATTTCTACATGGTTGTCACAGAAGACAATGACTATGTCTACAGATCCTAATGATCCAACGCAAAAAATGTTTAAGTTTATGCCTTTTTTAATGTTATTTATTTCAATTAATATGCCAAGCGGAGTTTTGGTATATTGGTCTTTGTCTCAGCTAATGACTGGTGCACAGCAGTATTGGCTAACCTCAAAGAAAAAGGAAATAGAGGAAATGGTTGCTACGGAGCCTGTAACGATTGACGTTGTAGCGACACCAGTCAAGCCAAAGAAACAAACAAATCAAAAGAGCAAAAGTAAAAAAGGAGTTAAATAA
- the yidD gene encoding membrane protein insertion efficiency factor YidD gives MVKNTLIFLIRIYKKYSPLTPKKCRFYPTCSSYALEAITRYGVFKGGSMSTYRLLRCNPWNPGGYDPVK, from the coding sequence ATGGTTAAAAACACACTAATCTTTTTAATTAGAATATACAAAAAATATTCGCCATTAACTCCCAAAAAATGCCGGTTTTATCCTACTTGTTCTTCGTATGCCTTAGAGGCAATTACGAGATACGGAGTTTTTAAGGGTGGCTCGATGAGTACCTATAGATTGTTAAGGTGTAATCCATGGAATCCAGGTGGTTACGACCCTGTTAAATAG
- the hisG gene encoding ATP phosphoribosyltransferase has translation MERSITIGLPKGYLFKDSLAFFQKQGIEVGEIPDRALIFYDKTKKFKFLILRPTDVPVYVQNGVVDMGVCGMDIVRETKPDLIVLKDLEFGYCRLSVATDINKKDKNFSNGNKVATKFVNSTKEFFDKKGIKVDIIKLYGSVELAAITGLSDYIVDLIATGKTLKENGLVETQTIYETTAHLLVNRVFYSLRNEIVKQYIG, from the coding sequence ATGGAAAGATCAATTACTATCGGATTACCAAAGGGTTATCTTTTTAAGGATAGCTTAGCTTTTTTTCAAAAACAGGGGATAGAGGTAGGCGAAATTCCAGATAGAGCTTTAATTTTTTATGATAAAACCAAGAAGTTTAAATTTTTGATACTTAGACCAACAGATGTTCCTGTCTATGTACAGAATGGTGTTGTTGATATGGGTGTTTGCGGGATGGATATAGTTAGAGAAACCAAACCAGATTTAATTGTTTTAAAAGATTTAGAGTTTGGATATTGTCGCTTATCTGTTGCTACGGACATAAATAAGAAAGATAAGAATTTTAGCAATGGTAATAAAGTAGCCACAAAATTCGTCAATAGTACTAAGGAGTTTTTTGATAAAAAAGGAATTAAGGTAGATATTATCAAGCTATACGGTTCAGTTGAGTTGGCTGCCATAACAGGACTTAGTGACTATATTGTTGATCTAATTGCGACCGGTAAAACTTTGAAAGAAAATGGTCTGGTAGAAACTCAGACTATTTATGAAACAACTGCTCATCTTTTAGTTAATCGAGTTTTTTATAGCTTGAGAAACGAGATAGTAAAGCAGTATATAGGTTAA
- the mnmE gene encoding tRNA uridine-5-carboxymethylaminomethyl(34) synthesis GTPase MnmE, with amino-acid sequence MSLNSFSDVIAAISTPPGRSGIAVIRLSGQDVLAFIKPFLSLKKYEPNTIKFSVFKKGQEVLDEVLVSYFKAPKSFTGEDMIEINCHGNYVVAKKILNLLFQNGARSAQPGEFTMRALVNGKMDLVQAEAVIDLIDAKTAIAAKVSSAHLQGSLSEEIAQIRQKVLDMVSHIEVHLDYPEEEELSDKMHYVSILEEIRVSIDGLLVSFSKGKIYKDGLVVAITGKPNAGKSSLFNKWLEDNRAIVSDIPGTTRDTIEEWIELEGIPIKLVDTAGIRESKDEVEKMGIGRTKEYLAKADIVIVMLDASTGIVDSDELLLEDVIVEKTMFLINKTDIASADKVNSQLLERHPESDIFSLSVLHDNNLDDFNVRLIKKIEYLFKVDNEAEILINNERHQESLLKAKEAVLAAEDSVLAGATEDLWVIDLKEAMVHLGQVVGEDVSEEVLDNIFSRFCVGK; translated from the coding sequence ATGTCTTTAAATAGTTTTTCAGATGTTATTGCGGCAATCTCAACTCCTCCGGGCAGATCTGGGATTGCTGTTATTCGTTTAAGTGGACAAGATGTATTAGCATTTATAAAACCCTTTTTATCATTAAAGAAATACGAACCAAATACCATTAAATTTTCTGTTTTTAAAAAAGGACAGGAAGTTTTGGATGAGGTCTTAGTTTCTTATTTTAAAGCACCAAAATCCTTTACAGGTGAAGACATGATTGAGATTAATTGTCATGGTAATTACGTAGTAGCAAAAAAGATTTTGAACTTACTTTTTCAGAATGGAGCTAGATCCGCACAGCCAGGTGAATTTACAATGAGAGCCTTAGTAAATGGTAAAATGGATCTGGTTCAGGCGGAAGCAGTAATAGATTTGATTGATGCCAAAACAGCAATTGCTGCGAAGGTATCTAGTGCTCATTTGCAGGGAAGTTTGTCAGAAGAGATAGCTCAAATTAGACAAAAAGTGTTGGATATGGTTTCACATATTGAAGTTCATCTTGATTATCCGGAAGAAGAAGAATTGTCAGACAAGATGCATTATGTTTCTATTTTGGAAGAAATTAGAGTTAGCATCGATGGACTTTTAGTCTCTTTCTCTAAAGGTAAAATTTATAAAGATGGTTTGGTTGTTGCTATCACAGGGAAACCTAATGCTGGGAAATCTAGTTTATTTAATAAATGGCTTGAGGATAATCGGGCTATTGTGTCGGACATTCCTGGAACAACGAGAGATACCATTGAAGAATGGATAGAATTAGAGGGCATCCCAATTAAGTTAGTGGATACCGCTGGAATACGGGAGAGTAAAGATGAAGTAGAGAAAATGGGAATAGGAAGAACGAAAGAGTATTTAGCTAAAGCAGATATTGTTATTGTTATGCTAGACGCTAGTACAGGAATAGTGGATTCCGATGAGTTATTGTTAGAAGATGTCATAGTTGAGAAAACAATGTTTCTGATTAATAAAACAGATATTGCGTCGGCTGATAAGGTGAACAGTCAATTGTTGGAGAGGCATCCTGAGTCTGATATTTTTAGTCTATCTGTTTTGCATGACAATAATTTGGATGACTTTAATGTAAGGTTAATTAAGAAAATAGAATATTTATTCAAGGTGGATAATGAGGCAGAGATTTTAATCAATAACGAGAGGCATCAAGAAAGTTTACTGAAAGCGAAAGAAGCAGTCTTAGCGGCCGAGGATTCTGTTTTGGCAGGAGCAACAGAGGATTTGTGGGTTATTGACTTAAAGGAAGCCATGGTCCATCTGGGGCAGGTTGTGGGCGAAGATGTGTCCGAAGAAGTGTTGGATAATATCTTTTCTAGATTTTGTGTTGGTAAATAG
- a CDS encoding KH domain-containing protein — translation MGILSIFGNSGNSDKNQVEEKKIEDNFGNMVDSDVHLVAKDMLTEILDLMGFFNVVKVVKYEDNFVSLDIKGDDMGRIIGKEGSTLQSLQILLRSILSKKFKQPINVVLDASGYRDKREDSLKMLAQEMADQAISTKEEVVLRPMNSWERRIVHLTLQENTAVKTESIGQGQDRQVVITPA, via the coding sequence ATGGGAATATTAAGCATTTTTGGGAATTCAGGAAATTCAGATAAAAATCAAGTTGAAGAGAAAAAGATAGAAGATAATTTTGGGAATATGGTGGATAGCGACGTGCATTTGGTTGCCAAAGATATGCTAACTGAGATTTTAGACTTAATGGGATTTTTTAATGTTGTTAAAGTAGTTAAATATGAAGATAACTTTGTTTCACTGGATATTAAGGGTGATGACATGGGGAGAATAATTGGAAAAGAAGGTAGTACTCTACAGTCTTTGCAAATCTTATTAAGAAGTATATTAAGTAAAAAATTTAAACAGCCAATTAATGTTGTTCTTGATGCAAGTGGCTATAGAGATAAAAGAGAAGATTCTCTTAAAATGTTAGCTCAAGAAATGGCTGATCAAGCAATTAGTACAAAGGAAGAAGTGGTTCTAAGACCTATGAACTCATGGGAAAGAAGAATTGTACATTTAACCTTGCAAGAGAATACAGCAGTTAAAACAGAAAGCATCGGACAGGGACAGGATAGACAAGTAGTAATTACTCCTGCGTAA
- a CDS encoding RAD55 family ATPase: MGNRVATGIKALDKQLRGGLPKNQLTSLEGCSGIGKTIFGIQFLKEGLFTDERVLFVTSKDTPKQIREIISSMGWDIAWAFEQGRFLILDIRDYFGETESFDNGDIFVNLIKEIKDIVSKNKIKRVVLDPAFPQFITANNNIRKIYFSGLNDMIEKSDSDLTIVILKNDNVEDNAIETNTIKMYFDQQGEMVKRYILPQKIMFTDYAVKAISFEIKPKDGIWINE; encoded by the coding sequence ATGGGAAATAGGGTTGCAACAGGAATAAAAGCATTAGATAAACAACTACGAGGAGGATTGCCAAAAAACCAGCTAACTTCGTTGGAAGGTTGCTCTGGTATAGGTAAAACAATATTTGGAATTCAGTTTTTGAAAGAAGGATTGTTCACTGATGAAAGAGTTCTTTTTGTTACATCTAAAGATACTCCAAAGCAAATAAGAGAAATAATTTCTTCTATGGGTTGGGATATTGCTTGGGCTTTTGAGCAAGGAAGATTTCTAATATTAGATATACGAGATTATTTTGGAGAAACAGAAAGTTTTGATAATGGTGATATTTTTGTGAATTTGATTAAAGAAATCAAGGATATTGTAAGTAAAAATAAGATAAAAAGAGTAGTGCTGGACCCAGCTTTCCCTCAGTTTATAACAGCGAATAATAATATAAGAAAAATTTATTTTTCAGGATTAAATGATATGATAGAGAAGTCAGATAGTGATTTAACAATTGTGATACTAAAAAACGACAATGTTGAAGATAACGCAATTGAGACAAATACTATTAAGATGTATTTTGACCAGCAGGGAGAGATGGTAAAAAGGTATATATTGCCTCAGAAGATAATGTTTACTGATTATGCTGTGAAGGCAATTAGTTTTGAAATAAAACCCAAGGATGGTATTTGGATAAATGAGTGA
- the rpmH gene encoding 50S ribosomal protein L34 gives MKQTFQPNSRKRHKTHGFLVRSSSVGGRAVLKARRKRGRAKIAV, from the coding sequence GTGAAGCAGACCTTTCAGCCCAATAGCAGAAAAAGACACAAGACACACGGTTTTCTTGTGAGATCAAGTTCAGTAGGAGGACGTGCAGTCCTGAAAGCTCGTCGTAAAAGAGGAAGGGCAAAGATAGCTGTTTAA
- the hisD gene encoding histidinol dehydrogenase, protein MIRTVERNISEEIKKIHTRTAFIDRKESEVVCNILKDIREQGDVALLGYINKFEFPAKNIKDIVVTKEALKLAYDTSSEQLKNLLNVATENIRSYHQNFLLNSWQEKIYENSSYGMKVTSIKRVGVYVPGGTAAYPTSVLMNVIPAQVAGVEEIVLASPAGKDGQIDNSVLAAAYLLGIKEVYSVGGAQAVGALAYGTESIKKVDKIVGPGNIYVTLAKKEVFGVVGIDKMAGPSDVCIIADDSADPRFIAADMLAQAEHDTLASAILITESRELAKKVKTQLALQYKELPRKQILDRALSDNSLIIVQEGADVKKLAKIADQIAAEHLEIFHVKQEELVNNISHAGAIFVGEYSAEVLGDYMLGPNHVLPTGGTARFSSPLSAIDFQKYTTVVRMDKSDFPKVGKDTAYFADIEKLPAHAKAARIRIS, encoded by the coding sequence ATGATTCGTACCGTGGAAAGAAACATTAGCGAAGAAATAAAAAAAATTCATACAAGAACAGCCTTTATTGATAGAAAAGAATCAGAGGTTGTTTGTAATATTTTAAAAGATATTAGAGAACAAGGCGATGTTGCACTATTGGGTTATATCAACAAATTTGAATTTCCAGCAAAAAACATTAAAGACATTGTTGTTACCAAAGAAGCTTTGAAATTGGCGTATGATACTTCTTCAGAACAATTAAAAAATCTTTTAAATGTAGCAACAGAAAATATTCGCAGTTATCATCAGAATTTTTTATTAAACTCTTGGCAAGAAAAAATTTACGAGAACTCTTCCTATGGCATGAAAGTTACATCAATTAAACGAGTTGGTGTATATGTCCCAGGTGGCACCGCTGCATATCCAACGTCAGTGTTAATGAACGTAATTCCCGCTCAGGTTGCTGGCGTAGAAGAGATAGTGCTTGCATCTCCAGCTGGAAAAGATGGACAAATTGATAATTCAGTTTTGGCGGCAGCTTATTTGCTAGGCATCAAGGAAGTTTACTCTGTGGGCGGAGCTCAAGCAGTTGGCGCTTTGGCTTATGGTACGGAAAGTATAAAGAAGGTAGATAAAATAGTAGGTCCAGGAAATATTTATGTAACTTTAGCTAAAAAAGAAGTTTTTGGAGTCGTAGGTATCGACAAAATGGCAGGGCCAAGCGATGTTTGCATTATTGCTGACGACAGTGCAGATCCAAGATTTATTGCTGCAGATATGTTAGCTCAGGCAGAGCATGATACTTTAGCCTCAGCAATTCTTATAACAGAGTCTAGAGAGCTAGCAAAGAAAGTTAAAACACAATTAGCTTTGCAATATAAAGAACTACCTAGAAAGCAGATACTGGATAGAGCTTTGTCAGATAATTCTTTAATAATTGTTCAAGAAGGTGCTGATGTTAAAAAGCTAGCCAAGATAGCTGACCAGATAGCAGCGGAGCATTTGGAAATATTTCACGTCAAACAAGAAGAACTAGTTAATAATATTTCACACGCTGGAGCAATTTTTGTTGGAGAATATTCAGCAGAAGTGTTGGGCGATTATATGCTGGGGCCAAACCATGTGTTGCCAACAGGCGGAACTGCAAGGTTTTCTTCACCCTTAAGTGCGATAGATTTTCAAAAATATACGACAGTAGTAAGAATGGATAAGTCTGATTTTCCTAAAGTGGGAAAAGATACTGCGTATTTTGCAGATATTGAGAAACTACCAGCTCACGCTAAAGCAGCTAGAATTAGAATCAGTTAA
- the amrB gene encoding AmmeMemoRadiSam system protein B codes for MILTIIKKAQISFSRNLKSIQMSLLRNSFAGSFYPNNPLILQKQLQTFLSEPSKTINKPKAIIVPHAGYIYSAQTAAYGYKQLENENIKTVIILAPAHKTFHQSLAIPSEKSLETPLGNLDVDESKINELLSSNIFIKDSRPHYQEHSLEVQLPFLKYLLPECKIIPINVGMIDLAIAKKAGREIASVMDNNTVLVVSNDLSHYHSLKTAKELDEKTINHILKMSPDNLLNQHQMKEADCCGVFPITLLLATLNELAITKNKLLYYDTSATASFDDKHVVGYASIAFY; via the coding sequence ATGATTTTAACAATTATCAAAAAGGCACAAATTTCTTTCTCCCGCAATTTAAAAAGTATCCAAATGAGCCTACTAAGAAATAGTTTTGCTGGCAGTTTTTATCCGAACAACCCTTTAATTCTTCAAAAACAATTACAAACTTTTCTATCTGAACCCTCCAAGACAATCAATAAACCAAAAGCAATTATTGTTCCCCACGCTGGATACATTTATTCCGCTCAAACAGCAGCATATGGATACAAACAACTTGAGAACGAGAATATCAAAACAGTTATCATCCTTGCCCCTGCTCATAAAACTTTTCATCAAAGCCTAGCCATACCTTCCGAGAAATCGCTGGAAACACCACTAGGAAACCTAGATGTCGACGAGTCTAAAATTAACGAATTGTTGTCATCAAATATTTTTATTAAAGACTCACGACCTCACTATCAGGAACATTCACTTGAAGTGCAATTACCTTTCCTTAAGTATCTCTTACCTGAATGTAAAATAATACCAATCAATGTTGGAATGATAGATTTAGCTATAGCAAAAAAAGCAGGCAGAGAAATTGCTTCCGTTATGGACAACAACACTGTCTTAGTAGTTAGTAACGACTTATCACATTATCACTCTTTAAAAACAGCCAAAGAGCTAGACGAAAAAACGATTAACCATATCCTGAAAATGTCGCCAGATAATCTTCTTAATCAACACCAAATGAAAGAAGCTGACTGCTGTGGTGTTTTCCCAATTACCTTGCTTCTTGCCACTCTAAATGAACTAGCTATTACAAAAAATAAGCTTCTCTACTATGACACTTCTGCCACGGCGTCGTTTGATGACAAACATGTTGTAGGATATGCCAGTATTGCTTTTTATTAA
- a CDS encoding ATPase domain-containing protein yields the protein MDRTPSGISGLDSIIEGGFPKGRNFFLSGSAGSGKTILSTQFLYNGAYKYQEKGLYVSFEEPIDDIIADASRFGWNIQKMIDEDKLKFLYFPMLKKDFDENVFDLLSTLVKQIKENKFQRLVIDSLPAFGMAFNDYNKMRKELFLLLHEIRKLQCTTIVITEKPSGEIGLTHFGVEDFLAQGLIMLHLGHTYRGIEVRKLRGTNHSTDIHRMRVGDEGIVVYPGDHPY from the coding sequence ATGGATAGAACGCCTTCAGGAATAAGTGGTTTAGATTCTATCATTGAAGGTGGATTTCCAAAGGGAAGAAACTTCTTTTTGTCAGGTTCAGCAGGTTCTGGTAAGACAATCCTTTCCACCCAGTTTTTATATAACGGCGCCTATAAGTACCAAGAAAAAGGGCTTTACGTTTCTTTTGAAGAACCAATTGACGATATTATCGCTGATGCCAGTAGGTTTGGTTGGAATATTCAGAAGATGATTGATGAGGATAAATTAAAGTTTTTGTATTTTCCAATGCTAAAGAAAGATTTCGATGAAAATGTTTTTGATTTGCTTTCTACTTTAGTTAAACAAATTAAAGAAAATAAATTTCAACGACTTGTTATTGATTCTTTGCCAGCCTTTGGTATGGCTTTTAATGATTATAATAAAATGAGAAAAGAACTTTTTTTGCTTTTGCATGAAATTAGAAAACTACAATGTACTACAATAGTAATAACCGAGAAGCCATCTGGAGAGATTGGTTTAACTCATTTTGGTGTGGAGGATTTTCTAGCTCAGGGATTAATAATGTTACACTTAGGTCATACATATAGAGGTATTGAGGTTAGAAAACTAAGAGGAACAAATCATAGTACAGACATTCATAGGATGAGAGTTGGCGATGAGGGGATAGTGGTTTATCCGGGTGACCACCCGTATTGA
- a CDS encoding response regulator has protein sequence MSDSAFKILIADDEPNILMLTSMMLDDLGYKTILANNGAQAIEKALQEFPDLIITDIVMPEKDGFEVCKTLRENKDFADVPIIILSAIGDEFNKITGFEGGADDYITKPFNLDELKSRVETLLLRRQESRVRNASNAKAVISLNKKENAEIDKISSGIKELDELLDGGLPKGSNILLLGPLGTGKSTMARKFILNGLHNKERCMFVTLDDSPKLIRDKLSSSLEIDVREYEELDLFSIVDAYSWSSGASEVKEKFRIDGILDLNQFSMIISDSGQHIGQSIQSKLGGRRVFDSISSILVNFDLSMAQRLLSQLARTSLAFGMVNTMFVLEEGTVSEYVLNNIKYIMDGVIETKEKDGHMYMRVASMKWIDFDREWVKLGDHG, from the coding sequence ATGAGTGATTCAGCATTTAAGATACTTATAGCAGATGACGAACCTAACATTTTAATGCTCACCAGCATGATGCTTGATGATTTGGGGTATAAAACAATTTTAGCTAATAATGGCGCTCAAGCTATAGAAAAAGCACTACAAGAATTTCCAGATTTGATTATTACGGATATTGTTATGCCTGAAAAAGATGGGTTTGAAGTCTGTAAAACATTACGCGAAAACAAAGACTTTGCTGATGTTCCTATTATTATTTTATCTGCGATTGGTGATGAGTTTAACAAAATTACGGGATTTGAGGGTGGCGCAGATGATTATATTACTAAACCCTTTAATTTGGATGAATTAAAATCAAGAGTTGAAACATTGTTGCTGAGAAGACAAGAATCAAGAGTACGTAATGCAAGCAATGCTAAAGCAGTAATAAGTCTAAATAAAAAAGAAAATGCAGAGATAGATAAAATTAGTTCTGGAATAAAAGAGTTAGACGAATTGTTAGACGGAGGACTCCCTAAAGGTTCTAATATTTTGTTGCTTGGGCCTTTGGGTACTGGTAAATCAACGATGGCAAGAAAATTTATTTTAAACGGATTGCATAACAAAGAAAGATGCATGTTTGTAACTCTTGATGATTCACCAAAGCTAATTCGAGATAAACTGTCGTCTAGCTTAGAGATAGATGTTAGAGAGTACGAGGAGTTAGATCTTTTTTCTATTGTTGATGCTTATTCTTGGTCTTCAGGTGCCTCTGAGGTAAAAGAAAAGTTTAGAATAGATGGAATTCTTGATTTAAATCAATTCTCTATGATTATTTCTGATTCTGGTCAACACATTGGTCAATCAATCCAGAGTAAGCTAGGTGGAAGACGGGTGTTCGATTCAATTTCTTCTATTTTGGTTAACTTTGATCTGTCTATGGCACAACGTCTTTTATCCCAGTTGGCTAGAACTTCTTTAGCGTTTGGGATGGTAAATACAATGTTTGTTTTAGAAGAAGGCACAGTTTCGGAGTATGTTCTAAACAATATTAAGTATATAATGGATGGTGTAATAGAAACGAAAGAAAAAGATGGGCATATGTATATGAGAGTAGCTAGTATGAAGTGGATAGATTTTGATAGGGAGTGGGTGAAACTAGGAGACCATGGATAG